Part of the Equus caballus isolate H_3958 breed thoroughbred chromosome 5, TB-T2T, whole genome shotgun sequence genome is shown below.
AAAGCTGTCTGCTCTGTGCCTTTCTGTCCAAACGCCCACATCAGCCGGCAGCAAGGGGTGGGAAGGCTCACTCACCATGTACATGGCAGCAGCTACAGGAAGGTAGAAGGAATAGAAAGCTGTCTTGTACTTGACAATAGATTTGTACCTGAGCAGGAGAAGATAAACTCAGATGGGCGATGCCCACCCAGAGCCCTCCCTCACTGTCCAGATTTGGTTCCCACTGTTTCTCACCTCTTTTCCGTGAATCTGCCAAGATCCGTGTTGCCCTGGGGGGCTGTGATGAGGTCCAGGGTCTGTCCGATCTCAGTCTGATAGGAACtctaaagagaggaagatggccCATGAGCTGGGCTTTCTCCAGGGCTGGGCAACTCTGAAATCCTGGGCCCCACAGCCCCCACCAGCTGACAAGTGGGCAGAGTCAGAaaggcagcaggagggagagagggcccCAAAACTCAGGTCCAtattcacacagacacacagtccTTTATCACTCGTTCTTCCAATCACACAAGGACAGAGAAGCCCTTCTTGCCATGACCACCCCCCTTCCCAACACCCTTCCTCACTCTTTTCCCCTTCCAGGAAAACCTAGTTATCTCCTGTGCTCTGAAACCAGCTAGATGACAATGCTCTATGAAGGCCAAGGCTACTGTGGGCAGCCTCTGAACACTGAGCCCTGGTCTGCAACACACCTGCAGGAAGAGCTCGATCAGGTTGAGGTAATAGGGCTGCTCCCAGCAGTAGAATTTCAGCAGGCGGTAGATACATGCTTCCAGAAGCAGAGCATCGTTGATGGCATCCAAACCTATGCCTGGCTGTCAGGGACACAGACAAAAACAAGTAATCAATCTCTGGCCTAGACTCATACCAAGAACTGGTCACTCTGAACACCCCAATAGACCATATGGAACCACCTCCCTGTGGCTTGTTCCCATGCCCATTGCTACTTCCCCTCCACTTTACCTTCTGATACCAGCAGACCTGCCCGCGCCGGGTTAGGGATGAATCCATGATGTCGTCTGACACCAGGAAGAAAGCTTGTagctggaggagaaggaaggacgGCATAAGACCGCAGAGCTCCTAGTTACTGTTCTTTCTACCAGTGACAGTGGCTGCTTTTGATAATCACTGAGCCGGGAAGGAAGGTGAAGATGGGGCGGccgaggacttctgctctgtgccctgggcctTTGGAAAGTTACATGATCTCTTCGGCTCAGGCTTCCCAACTACAAAATGGGACTAAAACTCTTGTTTTCAGAGTAAGAGACTACAACAGATCTGTGACATCACCAGACAAGCTGCCCTAGATAATCCTGGTACAGAGAGATGATGAAACGCCTTCACACACTGTTCTCTTCTCTTGCCAAAACCTTCAGTGAACGCTTCAAGTAAAATTTCTTCATGCAACTTGACTTTACATGACTTCTGAACAAAAGAAGGCTGTTCCCGTCCCTTCCTGGGCACTGCTTACTACACCCTCCAACGACCAGGAACAAAGCCCCACCTGGGGGAGCTCATTTGGAGGTGCAGGTCTAATAGGATGCAACAGAAGTCTGACCTGTGGTAACTTTCACCCAGGGGTCTTAAACAtctttaaacactttttttttccttctagttctgctatgtgggaggctgcctcagcatggcctgatgagaggtgctaggtcggtgcccaggatcccaaccggcaaaaccctgggcctctaaagcagagcgcgcgaacccagccactcagccacagagccggacCCCCTAAACACTCTTAACATCAGCAAAGGGCTTACTGTCCTGAGTGCCAGCCTACTTGAAGCCACCTGACCGTGTTGGTTTTCCCTCTAAGCCGTGAACACCTTGGAGTTTGAGTTTGGATATGTTTGCCTCTTGGCATTCCCACAGCCTCGCACATGCTGGTCTCAGAGTGGGTGTGTCATAAACGCTTGCctaataagtaaagaaaaacacTGTAATGTCCCCCACCATACTTCTTGGAGTCAGGCTACACATTCTAGTTCCTTAAAACAGCTTTTCAAGACAcggttttttaaaatcttgtgtGTGTGCTCTTGTGGATCTGTATTGCTCAGAGTAAGCACCCAACAGTGCCCCTGGGCCCAGGAGTGGGCAGCGCGGAGAGCGCTATGGTGATCGGGGCTGTTGTCCCAGGCGAAGTTCTTGGGGAAGGAGGAGTCCATGTGCACCTTTCCCTCTGGCCGTGCCCGGGCCTGGGGTCTGGGCTCTCCACGCTGGAGGCACGTGTTTTATTTACATTGTGTTTATTTGTGGTGGCATGGCTCCCCTGAGGCTGCCAGTCTACTGCCTCTGAACCTGGACCAAGATTGTCTCCAAAGCGCACTCATTCTGTGGCCTCCCTCAATTTCCTCTGCCCTCCAGCATGGATTCTTAACCCAACTGCATTTTCTATTTGTtaggggaactttaaaaaaaaaatatcaaggccattggggctggcctggtggtgcagtggttaagttcacatgctctgcttcagtggcccggggttcgctggttcagatcccaggcttggacctagcactgctcatcaagccatgctgtggcaggcatcccacatataaagtagaggaagatgggcacagatgttagttcagggccagtcttcctcagcaaaaaagaggaggattggtgtcagatgttagctcagggctaatcttcctcgggaaaaaaaaaaaaataccaaggcCAAAGTCCATTCCAGATCAATTAAATGAGAAATCTACAGAGGtgtttttggtgggtttttttttttttctgaggaagactggccctgagctaacatctgtgcccatcttcctctgcttggtatgtgggacgcctaccatagcatggcttgccaagcagtgccatgtccacaccagggatccaaaccggtgaaccccgggccgctgaagcagaacgggtgcacttaactgctgcacccccAGGTCAGCCCCAACactggagttttttaaaaataactttcccaGTTATGTGCTATAGTGGGAAGTAATGGGAAATATACCACATTACCTATGTAGCATTCTTACGAAAATGTTTAGCCTGACtgtaatcatgaggaaataatcagacaaatCCAGGTTGGACTGTCAGCCACTCTACCAAACTGGCCGAAACTTAAAGAGTCAACTATGATGGAGGGACTATTCTGAATTAAAGATTGAAGAAAAGCTCACAAATACCATGCATCTTGATTGGATCCTGGATGTTAAAAACAATACCTATAATGCACATTTTGGGGAGcattagaaatatttaaacacaGAATATATGTTAGATAATattattgtatcaatgttaaacaTCTTGGATGTTGCTATTGCCTGAAGGTatcccccccaaattcctatgttgaaatcctgaccctcaaagatgatggtattaggaggtggggcctttgggaggggcTTAAGTCATGAGAGTGGAACCCTCACGaatggattagtgcccttataaaagagaccccacagggaCCCCAAGCACCTTCCACCACaggaggatacagcaagaaggtgccAGCTATGAACCAGGAGGACGGCGCTCACCCGACCATGCTAGTGCCTcgatcttgggcttcccagcctccagaactgtgagaaataaaaatgttgttgtttataagccacccagtctgcagtattttgttgaaggagcccgaacagactaagacagatgtgataatggtattgtggttatagACGCAAATGTCCTTATTTTAGGAGGTAAAtgctgaaatagaaaaataagaggttgaaggagatgaggcagaagtagaaagaagatagaagcagaaatTATAACAAAAGTCACCCAAGTAAAAACAATGGtgggcagctcaaatggcatctTGGGGAAGTGAAAGCATTCCAGccacatcttaaaaaaaaaaatcactcctaGGTGAATGCAGGGTGCAGCTGGGTTAATAACAGCTGATTCTGCCAAGGGAAGTGTTGGCCTCTCCAGTTCTCATCGCCCTGGGCCTCACAGCTCTGCTCCTCTGCTCTGCCCTcatcctctgccttccctcctaACTTGCTGCAGTGGCACTCCTCTCGCCCAGGGCTCTGTCCGTCAGTGATGCCATCGTCTCTTCACCTCGCTGAAGGCAAATCCCTCTTCTCTAGCCTCATCTCGCTTACCAGGCTCCAGACTGGAATTCCCAACACCCACGGGACAGACAGCTCTGCCTGCTTTGCCCAAACCAGGAATGCAGCATGGCTGACTCTGAGCTCGTCACATCCTCCCTTGAGCCAGCTGCCACTCTCCTCAGGACACCAGCCTCAGCATCACCCATCATTCACCAAGTCCTGAGCGTCTTCCCTTCTGGGCTCGTTGCCATCCTCCTCAGGGCCTGGCACCCCTCCCGGAACCCTGTCCCCCTGTCACTAACGAAGCCTTTAGGCCAAGCCCGCAGACCATACACCTTTAAGGGCCAAGTGAGCTGGGTACGGGAGACAAGGAGACTTGGGGACTGgagcaaagaagagagagactcGATTCAACTTCAGGCAATTGTTGCTGCTTGGGAATCTGGACCCAGATCTAGCAATTTTCCAAGTGATGTTAGAAATCTGGGTATTTGTGTGAAATCTCTTCTTTGTTAAATTTAGGGGACttcttctcctgcccttcccccatccctctcACCAGTTCCACACACCAGCCCACGGTCAGGGCCCGCTGGAGACTATCAGCATCCTGCTTCCTTGGCTCTACCAGCTCCCGGAACGCTATCAGCACCGTCAAACCCCGCTGGTACTTGCCTCCAATGGCATTGTACTCCAGGACCTGTGGGGCAAGGGCACAGCGACAGGGCATCAGGGTCTGCCAAGCTGCTACTCTGAGATTTCACCTCACCCTCTCCCACTTCCAACCATGACCTAACTTTGTCCTCCTCAACCTgacccctcctccagggagcctctggAACTGCTACTCTCTTGGCTTCTTCCCCTAAGTCCTGGAGCACAGCTTGAAGAGTTCCCCAGTCCCCAGGCTCTCTCCGCATTGTCTTCCTTGGTAAATTTAAAGGCTCTACACTAAAGATTAAAATCTGCTCCCAAGCCGGGACAGGGCTTGAACCTGGGGAAAACTCTGTATGCGCTGTGGGAACGGCTGGCACGTTCAGATCTCTCCATCTCAGGGTcctgccccatccccaccacTCCTAGATTTCCCCTTCACCCATCCCTCATTTTCCAgccacctcctcccacccacaGTTCAACCTATGTGCAAATGGAAAGCTTCTCTCACTGTATTAAAAACaaaccctctccccaccctgcccagccATGCTATGGAGTCAGCTCAtatacaaaaggaggaagattggcagcaaatgttagctcagggtaaagcttcctcagcaaaaaaaaaaaaagaccagctCTTTCCGCACCCCCCGCCCCAAAGTTGGCCAGAGGAGAGCTTGGAGGGGATCCAGATTGGGTGACCCATCTCCCACTCCTCCTGCTGGGGCCTCTCATTTTGCCTTCTGCTGCCCCGCTCTCAATCAGATCTAATTCACTGGGAAGAGTTCCTTTTTGACCTCCATCCAAGTGTAAACaaacctcttccttttcctcGGTTCCCCTCAGACAAATAAGGCAGCATTTataaaacagaattactagatactccaaaagaatgaaaaaaatcaggcaACTTAAGTTATCCCAGGATCAGCTCCTGTCCTAGGGCAGGAGTTTCTGCCGATGCACTAGCTTCACTCAGGCCCTCCTCAGACTGCCTTCCTCCCAGGCCGCACCTCATGATTTATGGACACCTAATTCCCTTTTCTTAACAAAATCAAAGACTTACTAGGTTCAAGGCCTTCACCCCCCGGGGGCCTCTACCCCCATGCAAAGCAGTCTGGATGGCCTAACAGAGCCACAGAGCAGGACTGACAGGCTGAGGAAGTATGCCTCCCAGGGCCCAACCCACCCAGAGCCAACCCAGCGTCACTCAGGTAAAAGCCGCCTCCGGCACCTGTTAAAAGTCCCCCAGAAGCCACAGCTGCACCCTACACATAGACAGAGTGACCAAAGATTCACTCTCTCAAGTTGCAAGTCCCTCACCTCCTTAAGCCGGGCAATAGCATCTCCTTTCTCTGGGTGCTCCATGTCATCCTCAGTCAGCACCTTGACAATCTGGGAGAAGTGCTGGATGAAATTCTGCTTTTCTTGAGCATAAACATCCAATTTCTGGTCTCCATTCATTCTGAGGGAGGAGTAAAGTGCTCTGAGAAGAGGGAGAACAAGTCAGAAACCTGACCAGCCGTTCCCCTCCCAAgacccctcaccccaccacacTCACCGAGGCTCCTCTTTCCATGCTTGGCACCAGCAGCGGGCACCATGCCAGGCCCCCAGGACTGAGCACCAGTGCACCAGGGAGGGCCGCCGTAGGTGACCCAGCCCCCTCTCCCGGGGTGCCCAGCAGGGGACTGGCAGCAAGAAGACCCCCACAGATCTCAGCCAGCGGGACAGGGGCATCACGGGGGTGGTCTAGGGAGGGGGCACCAAGCACTCCCTGCAGGGGCAAGCATCACAGGCAGATGCATGGTGGCAGCCCCCCAGgtcacccccacctccccaaacTTTTACCTCGGGCCCAGAAGGCCCCACCCTCTTCTAGGCTGAGCTTGAGGGCATTTACAGGAAGAAGAAGATGCAGGGAACAAAAAGCATTGCTGGGTGACTGAGACTCAACTGATTGCACTTAAAATAAGATGGCTAGAACTTAATGCCACCTAACTTCATCCTCCTCAACTGTCAactcctcctccagggagcatCTGGAACTGCCACACTCTTGGCTTCTTCCCCCTAGTCCTGAAGCACAGCTAGATGTCCAGAATAAAGTACTTCAGGACTAGCGGCCGGGAGGACCCTTAAATCACCCTATTTTATAGAGGTCAAATTGAGGTTCTAGAAGTAGGAAGACACGTGGGTAGCGGCAGCACCAAATCAAGAACCCAGGTCTCCCCCgtaggaggggagaggggaaggcaaCCTCTGAGCTGCcccaagaagaggaaaagaataggAGCCGAAACCCTTGGGTACCACGGACAGGCGTGGGGCTTTGGGACTGGGCGTCCCGAGCTTCACAGGGAGCGCAGACAATCCCGGAGCAACACTGGGCGGGTGGGGAGGGTTTGCAGCAGAAGAGCAAACTGGGGTCCTGGCATATTGTGGCTTCCAGGAAAGCACACGGCAGAGCTCGGGAGTTTCCGCACTCGGGAGTTTCTAGAGGGTCAGCTGTCCACTGACCCCCTAAAACGGGGGAATTCCGACGCAATAGACGGGGCCACCTGTGCCTCAAAGTATCGCTACAGAGGTAAGGCCAAGTCTCTAACCCCTGCCTCCATTCGCAGCCCGCCACCTCTCTCACCTGCTCCTTGCAGTCAATTCTTGCTCCGGGTTGTTGGCGGGGTGCTGCCAAAAGCCGTGCCACTTGTGCCGCGCTCAGCTCGCTGGGTCCAGTAGTTCTCAGTATCCCTCCATCGTAGGCTGAAATGCCTCATTAGACTACAATGCCCGACATAACACTGGGAGGGCAAAGAAAACGCAATCTAGCGTGGGCTGGCTGGGCCGAGACGAGCCTCGCTGATTGGCTGATTCCCATCGTATGAGGATGGTGCCCGGTAACGGACAACCAATGAAAGGGCTGCGCTCCGAGCAGAAAGCCTAGAAGAAGCGAGAGTgggcggagggtggggctggaaCCAGCAGAGTGAGGGCTGGGCGTGTTCTCCATTCTCGTATTTTTACTACACACTTCAGTTTCCCTTATCTTCTTGTGCTGCTGAATGGGGTGTTAGTAAAAGCCCGGCGGGACCAGCTTTAGCCACTTATTGGTTCTCTAACTtaggcaaatcatttaacttctcgGATCCTCAGTTAACTTCCTTGAAACTGGCTTTCCTCGTCTGTTAAATGAGGATAAAACCATGAGACaatgtatataaagtgctttAAGGGCTCAAGAAAGATAAAACTCAGAACAGAAACTAGAAGCCTCAGGCCTACACACACAGAGCTTACGAGCCCACCATGGCTTGACCCCATCGACTCTTTCTCCATTAACCCTCCCAAAACCCAGTAGTAACTTGACCCATCTGGAAAGATGCCTGGAACTCCAAACCACCTAGGACATAAGTCGATTTTGTTTTTATGGAACAAAAATCATTGTGGGAAaatgctcactttcaccactaCTTTTCAAcgttgtactggaagttctagtcaGAGCTatgagacaaggaaaagaaataaaaaacagccaaattggaaaagaagaagtaaaaatatctatatttcaCAGACGATATGaccctatatatagaaaatccacaAGAAAGCTACTGGAGTTAATAAACtcggcaaagttgcagggtacaaaaaccacatccaaaaatcagttgtgtttctatacacctGCAATGAACAAtctcaaaaaggaaatgaagaaagcaattctatttacaataatgtctaaaataataaaatacctaagaagaaaatttaaccaaggaggtgaaagacttatacagtgaaaactataaaacattgctgaaaaaaattaaagaaaacctaaataaatgggaaacAGCCCACATTCTTGGGTTGAAAGACTTAATATATTGTTAGGATGTCAATACCACCCaaggcaatctatagattcaatgtagtcccttatcaaaattccaacagaattttttgaagaaatggaaaagctgattcTCAAATGCATATGGTATTGCAAGGGGCCCTGAATAGCTAGAATAATCTTGATGAAGAACAAGATTGAAAGACtcatacttcccaatttcaaaacttactacaaagctctagtaatcaaaaccatgtggtactggcataaagatagacatgtagaccaatggaatagaattgagggtccaggagccagcctggtggcacagtggttaagtgcacatgttccactttggctgcccagatTCTTGGGCCTGGAttttgggtgcagacatggcaccacatggcaagccatgctgtggcaggtgtcccacatacaaagtagaggaggatgggcacagatgttagctcagggtcagtcttcctcagcaaaaagaggaagattggcagcagatgttagctcagggctaatcttcctcaaaaaagaaaagaaaagaaaagaattgagagtccagaaataaactcatacatccACGGCCAATAGGATTTTGACAAAAGTACTAAGTCCACTCAGtagggaaagaacagtctcttcaacaaatggtactaggAAAACTGGATTTCCAtgtgcaaaataatgaagttggacccctacctcatgccatattcaaaaattaactcaaaatggattacaacctaaatataaaagctaaaaccacaaaaatcttagaagaaaacataggagtaagtCTTCATACCTTGGACTTGGCAATGGATCCTTAAATACGACACAAAAAgcataaacaacaaaagaaaaaatagataaattggacttcatcaaaattaaaacttttgtgcattaaaGGACACTattaggagaatgaaaagaaaacctacagaatgggagaaaatattcacaaatcatacatctgcaggggtttaatatccagaatatatttttaaaaaactcctaaaactcaacaacaaaaatacaaccaacccagttagaaaatgggcaaaggacatcttaacaaacaagaaaaatcccaaataagcaatcttaaactacacctaactgaactagagaaagaagaacaaataaagcccaaagtcagcagaaggagagaaataataaaaatcagaggggaaataaatactattgaaatgaaaaaggcggtagaaaggatcaatgaaacaaagagctggttctttgagaagataaataaaattgacaaaccctagccagacttacaaagaaaaaaagggagaaagctcaaataaacaaaatcagaaatgaaagaggagaaataacaacagactctgcagaaatacaacacattataag
Proteins encoded:
- the FDPS gene encoding farnesyl pyrophosphate synthase isoform X1; the protein is MPLSRWLRSVGVFLLPVPCWAPRERGLGHLRRPSLVHWCSVLGAWHGARCWCQAWKEEPRALYSSLRMNGDQKLDVYAQEKQNFIQHFSQIVKVLTEDDMEHPEKGDAIARLKEVLEYNAIGGKYQRGLTVLIAFRELVEPRKQDADSLQRALTVGWCVELLQAFFLVSDDIMDSSLTRRGQVCWYQKPGIGLDAINDALLLEACIYRLLKFYCWEQPYYLNLIELFLQSSYQTEIGQTLDLITAPQGNTDLGRFTEKRYKSIVKYKTAFYSFYLPVAAAMYMAGIDGEKEHANAKKILLEMGEFFQIQDDYLDLFGDPSVTGKIGTDIQDNKCSWLVVQCLQRASPEQRQILQENYGQKEAEKVARVKALYEELNLPAVFLQYEEDSYSRLMGLIEQYATPLPAAIFLGLAQKIYKRKK
- the FDPS gene encoding farnesyl pyrophosphate synthase isoform X2, whose product is MNGDQKLDVYAQEKQNFIQHFSQIVKVLTEDDMEHPEKGDAIARLKEVLEYNAIGGKYQRGLTVLIAFRELVEPRKQDADSLQRALTVGWCVELLQAFFLVSDDIMDSSLTRRGQVCWYQKPGIGLDAINDALLLEACIYRLLKFYCWEQPYYLNLIELFLQSSYQTEIGQTLDLITAPQGNTDLGRFTEKRYKSIVKYKTAFYSFYLPVAAAMYMAGIDGEKEHANAKKILLEMGEFFQIQDDYLDLFGDPSVTGKIGTDIQDNKCSWLVVQCLQRASPEQRQILQENYGQKEAEKVARVKALYEELNLPAVFLQYEEDSYSRLMGLIEQYATPLPAAIFLGLAQKIYKRKK